A single window of Triplophysa dalaica isolate WHDGS20190420 chromosome 14, ASM1584641v1, whole genome shotgun sequence DNA harbors:
- the plekha7a gene encoding pleckstrin homology domain-containing family A member 7 isoform X13, which yields MRSYIYQRSSLIGSQAEHTGMRTYYFSADTQEDMNSWVRAMNQAALMQAQTVKREALDHTDQTDVSAKLGQRAVPQTNHINSYVIPEPEVIQSDVLPEVKPDTFVGEVESQVGPREMEQLRSKSPASKVGEVESQIPSRAPSRAVSTTPVILRNGTPLERNGTGGYQRGPTPSSQSPVKVQRNCTLEKVENWVKVQKDERRGGVFTDGTIPRRTPPVHPKYGTIEKYQSLPKTPQHSPPTTHRQFPSEYKYSHDRLNHLQRPVTHENTVWQLYEWQQRQQFRHGSPTAPIYTPAPDYSTAVSSTRLNSDVSRSVSVPPTLADIPPPGPPGVRMLSPRRPHTPAGRVTVKPLDDRPAVEVPPWNLPHRARSYKSATMERRSVPPSGYITHTISAPSLHGKTPEELTLLLIQLRRHQAMMAGVRNNALTHLQQLSREKADDTYMHLKKDLEYLDLKVSGNESLKARPTKPVKVAESDVDVTLSRLCEQNKILQEFELRLSGLKEDKDKLESVLDVSHQQMEKYRDQPAHSEKIAYQQRLLQEDLVHIRADMSRVATEMERAWEEYSRMEQSVEQLRNVLQAEMNTCPSPQEKTQLRKELWGIEDVISGLSSTKETFKITLDSVKNPERKLVPSITESTVPSRCITPAADEVRSPQRSLASSPLSLPPDYEFTLQHTVPKLEDDYAPPRPPLPLLYDEDTPPVVPPLPKETSVIRHTSVRGLKRQSDVRKRDRESNYSYVNGDCRGELRSYLSEPELPWIVHGSDQVDQGYLTLQRRGLSGSSSRINQSSNLTSCSVRRGDSAFPTMERPKSALERLCSGESQPDDHLPQRARMSVEEQLERMKRHQRALVRERKRNLSQGERQSIGSRASGRPVGSDPGSGWEKDIYLQRIKHTVQRQEKQRPASDGWLMVRARPMKDDELEPVDYEFDIIRELSTPQKVPIPKRLMDMDLDEDLSQEEKEARSRNVAKIKSLLARSSVKSVDGEQVDFSDLDHALQQQERIMSVPLALASEASIKRKQVTAKAVSGN from the exons ATGCGCTCGTACATTTACCAACGCAGTTCTTTGATTGGCTCGCAGGCGGAGCACACTGGGATGAGGACCTACTATTTCAGTGCAGACACGCAGGAGGACATGAACAGCTGGGTCAGGGCTATGAACCAGGCTGCCCTGATGCAAGCACAGACAGTGAAGAG AGAGGCGTTGGATCATACAGATCAAACGGACGTTTCTGCCAAACTCGGTCAGAGGGCTGTTCCTCAGACCAATCACATCAACAGCTACGTGATCCCTGAACCTGAGGTCATCCAGAGCGACGTGCTGCCTGAGGTGAAGCCAGACACATTTGTGGGAGAGGTGGAGAGTCAGGTTGGCCCAAGAGAGATGGAGCAGTTGAGGTCTAAATCTCCAGCGAGCAAGGTAGGAGAGGTGGAATCCCAAATTCCTTCTCGTGCTCCGTCCAGGGCCGTCTCCACCACACCGGTCATACTGAGGAATGGAACGCCATTGGAACGGAACGGTACGGGAGGGTATCAGAGAGGGCCCACACCTTCTTCTCAATCTCCAGTAAAGGTACAGAGGAATTGCACTCTGGAGAAGGTGGAAAACTGGGTCAAAGTTCAGAAAGATGAGCGCAGGGG GGGTGTTTTTACCGATGGAACAATCCCACGCCGGACACCTCCCGTTCATCCAAAGTACGGCACAATAGAGAAGTACCAGTCTTTACCCAAAACCCCACAGCACAGCCCCCCCACAACCCACCGGCAGTTCCCCAGCGAATACAAATATTCCCACGACCGGCTTAACCACTTACAGCGGCCCGTGACGCATGAAAACACAGTTTGGCAACTCTACGAGTGGCAACAGCGCCAGCAGTTTCGCCACGGCAGCCCCACAGCCCCCATATACACTCCAGCTCCGGACTATTCCACCGCCGTGTCCTCCACCAGACTCAATTCAGACgtctctcgctctgtctctgTGCCCCCCACCCTGGCGGATATCCCTCCACCTGGACCTCCAGGGGTCCGGATGCTGTCCCCCCGCAGACCCCACACGCCCGCGGGACGTGTTACAGTCAAACCTCTGGACGACAGGCCGGCTGTGGAAGTGCCACCATGGAACTTACCTCACCGAGCACGCTCTTATAAG TCGGCAACAATGGAGAGACGATCAGTTCCACCGTCCGgctacatcacacacacaatcagtGCACCCAGCCTTCATGGAAAAACA CCGGAGGAGCTCACCCTTCTCCTCATCCAGTTGAGGAGACACCAGGCCATGATGGCGGGTGTGCGCAACAATGCGCTGACCCACCTCCAGCAGTTGTCTCGGGAGAAG GCAGATGACACATACATGCATTTGAAGAAGGACCTTGAATATTTAGATCTGAAG GTGAGCGGAAATGAGAGTCTGAAAGCACGGCCGACTAAACCGGTGAAGGTGGCGGAAAGTGATGTGGAT GTGACATTGAGTCGACTGTGTGAACAGAATAAAATCCTGCAGGAGTTTGAGCTCAGACTCAGCGGACTGAAGGAAGATAAG GATAAGCTGGAGTCTGTTCTGGATGTGTCTCACCAGCAGATGGAGAAGTACCGGGACCAGCCAGCTCATTCCGAGAAGATCGCCTACCAACAGCGCCTCCTTCAGGAGGACCTGGTCCACATTCGAGCAGACATGTCTAGAGTAGCGACG GAGATGGAGAGAGCATGGGAGGAGTACAGCAGAATGGAGCAGTCAGTGGAACAGCTGAGGAACGTTTTACAGGCTGAGATGAATACATGTCCTTCACCTCAG gAGAAGACTCAGTTGAGAAAGGAGCTCTGGGGAATAGAGGATGTGATCTCTGGACTCAGTTCCACCAAAGAAACCTTCAAAATCACTTTAGACTCTGTAAAAAACCCAG AGAGAAAACTTGTGCCTTCAATAACAGAATCGACAGTGCCTTCTCGGTGCATTACCCCAGCAGCAGATGAGGTGCGCTCACCCCAGCGCAGTCTTGCCTCCAGTCCATTATCACTGCCCCCGGACTATGAGTTTACCCTGCAGCATACAGTGCCAAAACTG GAAGATGATTATGCTCCACCCCGACCACCTTTGCCCCTTCTCTATGATGAGGACACACCCCCGGTTGTCCCTCCCCTTCCTAAAGAAACGTCAGTCATCCGACACACTTCAGTACGTGGCCTCAAGCGTCAGTCTGATGTGAGGAAACGTGACCGTGAAAGCAACTACAGCTACGTGAACGGAGATTGCAGG GGGGAGCTGAGATCCTACCTAAGTGAACCAGAGCTCCCTTGGATTGTTCATGGATCAGATCAAGTGGACCAAGGCTACCTGACTCTTCAAAGAAGAG GTTTGTCAGGCTCCTCCTCCAGAATAAATCAATCCAGCAATTTGACTTCCTGTTCAGTAAGAAGAGGAGATTCAGCGTTTCCCACAATG GAAAGACCAAAGAGTGCCTTGGAGCGTCTGTGTTCAGGTGAATCTCAGCCTGATGATCACCTGCCACAGAGAGCGAGGATGAGCGTGGAAGAGCAGCTGGAGAGGATGAAGAGGCACCAGAGAGCTTTAGTGCGCGAACGCAAACGTAACTTGAGTCAGGGCGAGCGACAGTCCATCGGCTCCCGCGCCTCCGGACGGCCCGTCGGCTCTGACCCAGGATCA GGCTGGgagaaagacatttatttgCAGCGAATAAAACACACAGTGCAGAGGCAGGAGAAACAGCGGCCAGCATCAGATGGATGGCTGATGGTTCGAGCCAGGCCAATGAAAGATGATGAATTGGAACCTGTGGATTATGAGTTTGACATTATCAGAGAG CTCTCTACACCACAGAAAGTGCCCATCCCAAAGAGACTTATGGACATGGATCTGGATGAAGACCTGAGTCAAGAGGAGAAAGAGGCTCGTTCTCGAAACGTAGCAAAGATAAAAAGTCTATTGGCTAGGTCGAG TGTGAAGTCGGTAGATGGAGAGCAAGTAGATTTCAGTGATCTGGATCATGCGCTTCAACAGCAGGAGAGGATCATGAGTGTACCTCTGGCTTTGGCCTCAGAGGCCTCCATCAAGAGGAAACAGGTTACGG CCAAAGCCGTGTCTGGGAACTGA